From the genome of Colletotrichum higginsianum IMI 349063 chromosome 4, whole genome shotgun sequence, one region includes:
- a CDS encoding FAD dependent oxidoreductase, producing MLDIAIIGGGIAGLTTAIALRRAGHAATIYERSALNNEMGAAINVQPNASRPLLALGMDPARARLVVAEGSRRVRGDTLEPVHELDLGAIGEKHGSPWYFAHRVDLHQELKRMATTNDGGPLITFKLRSEVTRYDPEGARFSLRDGTVVSSDLVVVADGIHSGGVEAILGSPNPAFPAAHDNFCYRFLIPMADVLHDPATAELFDGAAGSVRMFLGDGKRIVTYPCRDGEVLNCIGIFHDEVGSSSKEGQLVESRERERERERERGHRLSLAPKPKKPCLTIIPDWHNSVDKSLLADRFSSFHPSVLSLLDKASEVKQWPLLYRAPIPTWRKGRMVLIGDAAHPMLPHQGQGGAQAIEDGVALGVCLSNVTSGADVPERLEVFERIRRNRASAVTIFSNAAQDEAEKIREAASRFVPADRIPSEFSSIDTGDKEHRRLLTLEAANPEGFYDFHFDYDIIEDSVKHMRTLHAGFKLPDSFLQCQVSN from the exons ATGCTCGACATCGCaatcatcggcggcggcatcgccggTCTCACGACCGCAATCGCGCTCCGGCGGGCGGGCCACGCCGCGACCATCTACGAGAGGTCGGCGCTGAACAACGAGATgggcgccgccatcaacgTGCAGCCCAACGCGTCGCGTCCGCTGCTGGCGCTCGGCATGGACCCCGCGCGCGCCAGGCTCGTGGTGGCCGAGGGCAGCCGGCGGGTGAGGGGGGATACCCTGGAGCCGGTCCACGAACTCGACCTGGGCGCCATCGGGGAGAAGCATGGCTCGCCGTGGTACTTTGCACACAGGGTCGACCTGCACCAGGAGTTGAAGCGCATGGCCACGACGAACGACGGCGGGCCGCTCATCACGTTCAAGTTGAGGAGCGAGGTCACGCGCTAT GACCCTGAAGGGGCTCGGTTCAGTCTTCGCGACGGAACCGTCGTTTCCTCCGATCTGGTCGTTGTCGCAGACGGCATCcacagcggcggcgtcgaggccatcCTCGGATCCCCCAACCCTGCGTTCCCCGCGGCGCACGACAACTTTTGCTACCGGTTCCTCATCCCGATGGCAGATGTGCTTCATGACCCGGCCACGGCCGAGTTGTTCGACGGCGCAGCGGGTAGCGTGCGGATGTTTCTCGGGGACGGGAAGAGGATAGTGACTTATCCATGTCGAGA CGGCGAGGTACTTAACTGCATCGGCATCTTTCACGATGAAGTCGGATCATCAAGTAAAGAAGGTCAGCTTGTGGAatcgagagagagagagagagagagagagagagagagaggccaccgcctctccctcgccccgAAGCCAAAGAAACCATGCCTGACCATTATCCCAGATTGGCACAACTCCGTCGACAAGTCTCTTCTAGCAGACCGCTTCTCCAGCTTCCATCCCAGCGTGCTCTCACTTCTCGA CAAGGCGAGTGAGGTGAAGCAATGGCCACTGTTGTACAGGGCGCCTATCCCGACGTGGAGGAAAGGCAGGATGGTTCTCATTGGAGATGCCGCCCATCCCATGCTTCCCC ACCAAGGTCAAGGGGGTGCACAGGCTATCGAGGACGGcgttgccctcggcgtctgTCTATCGAACGTCACTTCAGGGGCCGACGTTCCAGAAAGACTCGAAGTTTTCGAGCGCATCCGCAGGAACAGAGCCAGCGCGGTGACGATATTCAGCAACGCGGCGCAGGACGAGGCGGAGAAGATCAGAGAGGCCGCCTCTCGGTTTGTCCCGGCCGATCGTATTCCGAGTGAGTTTTCTAGCATTGACACCGGCGACAAGGAGCATCGACGTCTTCTGACGCTGGAGGCAGCAAACCCAGAGGGCTTTTATGACTTTCACTTCGACTACGACATCATCGAGGACTCGGTGAAACACATGCGGACGCTACATGCGGGTTTCAAGCTCCCAGACTCGTTTCTCCAATGCCAGGTCAGCAATTGA
- a CDS encoding Cytochrome P450, with protein MALFSLGLLNTLGLVIGLAIVYYLGSVVYLLFFHPLAKFPGPIWMRISRAPFCYKLCVGSLPFDMLDLHKKYGPVVRIAPDELAFHDSRAWKDIMGHKTQSGAEMEKSVRFYRAVPNAPADIVSSGREEHSTLRRSLAHGFSERSMRDQQPMIKGYIDLLIKRLHEHGANGGKALDLAAWYNYTTFDVIGDLAFGESFGCLDGSDYHPWVKAIFQMARVGTVLQTGTHYPFVLKLFMALIPEKVKREQSQHDEFTEAKLRRRMDLGQERPDLLEGLLRKKDEWNMSFAKLKANSSILIIGGSETTATLLSGATYYLLMNPDALKKLTDEIRSTFKDESEIDFQSVSNLPYLLACLEEALRLYPPVPIGLPRIVPKGGANIADHYVPEDTTVSIYQWAMYHSEKNFRDPFGFHPERWLQDPAFATDNKEAFQPFHVGPRNCIGRNLAYVEMRLILTRVLWNFDIKIADDSTDWAPKQKIYLLWEKGPLNAYLTPVQRS; from the exons ATGGCGCTGTTTTCTTTGGGATTGCTCAACACGTTGGGTTTGGTTATCGGTCTC GCCATCGTCTACTACCTAGGCAGCGTCGTCTACCTCCTATTCTTTCACCCGCTCGCCAAGTTCCCCGGCCCGATATGGATGCGCATCTCCCGTGCGCCGTTCTGCTACAAGCTGTGCGTGGGCTCGCTGCCCTTCGACATGCTCGACCTGCACAAGAAGTACGGCCCCGTGGTGCGCATCGCCCCCGACGAGCTGGCCTTCCACGACTCGCGCGCCTGGAAGGACATCATGGGCCACAAGACGCAGAGCGgcgccgagatggagaagtCGGTGAGGTTCTACCGCGCCGTCCCCAACGCGCCGGCCGACATCGTCAGCTCCGGCCGCGAGGAGCACTCCACCCTGCGCCGTTCGCTGGCCCACGGCTTCAGCGAGCGCAGCATGCGCGACCAGCAGCCGATGATCAAGGGCTACATCGACCTGCTGATCAAGAGGCTTCACGAGCATGGCGCAAACGGCGGCAAGGCGCTGGACCTCGCGGCCTGGTACAACTACACGACCTTTGACGTCATCGGCGACCTCGCCTTTGGCGAGTCCTTCGGATGCCTGGACGGCTCCGACTACCATCCGTGGGTCAAGGCGATTTTCCAGATGGCGCGCGTCGGTACGGTGTTGCAGACGGGCACCCACTACCCTTTCGTGCTGAAGCTCTTCATGGCCCTGATCCCCGAGAAGGTGAAGCGTGAACAGTCGCAGCACGACGAGTTCACCGAGGCAAAGCTGAGGCGGCGCATGGATCTGGGCCAGGAGCGGCCGGACCTGCTCGAGGGACTGCTGAGGAAGAAAGATGAATGG AACATGAGCTTTGCCAAGCTGAAGGCCAACAGCAGcatcctcatcatcggcgggTCCGAGACCACGGCCACTCTGCTTTCCGGCGCGACCTACTACCTGCTCATGAACCCCGACGCCCTCAAGAAGTTGACCGACGAGATTCGTTCCACCTTCAAGGACGAGAGCGAAATCGACTTCCAGTCCGTCAGCAACCTGCCCTACTTGCTCGCATGTCTCGAAGAAGCGTTGCGCCTGTACCCTCCCGTCCCGATCGGACTGCCCCGCATTGTTCCCAAAGGAGGCGCAAACATCGCCGACCACTACGTTCCCGAGGAT ACAACTGTCTCCATCTACCAATGGGCCATGTACCACTCCGAGAAGAACTTCCGCGACCCCTTCGGCTTCCACCCCGAGAGATGGCTGCAGGACCCGGCCTTTGCGACCGACAACAAGGAGGCCTTCCAGCCGTTCCACGTTGGGCCCCGTAACTGCATTGGCAGAAA CCTGGCTTACGTTGAGATGCGTCTTATCCTCACCCGCGTCCTCTGGAACTTCGACATCAAGATTGCCGACGACAGCACCGACTGGGCCCCCAAACAAAAGATCTACTTGTTGTGGGAGAAGGGCCCTCTGAATGCCTACCTGACGCCGGTCCAGCGTTCTTGA
- a CDS encoding Biphenyl-2,3-diol 1,2-dioxygenase 2, with product MASNSRPVPSQIAHLGLRTKNREKLIKFYQTLLGATVVLENGFISVLTWDQEHHRLAIIHDATAVPKQPNSSGMDHMALKFDSLADLLQVYRLAKEDGVEPKFCLNHGATTSLYYLDPDNNEVEIQIEGFDNVEDMQKHMKSLDPEKVRAVRFDAEDLLRRFEAGEDDETLRKAGFIGPQPSHAGTSTAAIVAQ from the coding sequence atGGCTTCGAACTCGAGACCCGTTCCCTCCCAGATTGCGCACCTCGGGCTCCGGACCAAGAACCGCGAGAAGCTGATCAAGTTCTACCAGACGCTGCTGGGGGCCACCGTCGTTCTCGAGAACGGCTTCATCTCCGTCCTCACCTGGGACCAGGAGCACCACCGCCTGGCCATCATCCACGACGCGACGGCGGTCCCCAAGCAGCCCAACTCTAGCGGCATGGACCACATGGCGCTCAAGTTCGACTCGCTGGCCGACCTGCTCCAGGTGTACCGCctggccaaggaggacggcgtcgagcccAAATTCTGCCTCAACCACGGCGCGACCACCAGCCTGTACTACCTCGACCCGGACAAcaacgaggtcgagatcCAGATCGAGGGCTTCGACAACGTCGAGGACATGCAGAAGCACATGAAGAGCCTGGACCCCGAAAAGGTGCGGGCCGTGCGgttcgacgccgaggacctcctGCGCCGGTTCGAGGCaggagaggacgacgagacccTGAGGAAGGCAGGGTTCATCGGCCCGCAACCCAGTCATGCTGGCACGTCGACTGCTGCTATCGTCGCTCAATGA